The genome window TGATGCCACCTACCTCAAGCAGGAGCAGCGCGAGGCCGCCAGACTCACGGCCGAAGCGGCCGCCGTGCCAATGCTGATTATCGATTGCCATGCACCACAAGCAGTGATTGCCCGGTGGCTGGCCCAGCGCACTGCGCAAGGCAGTGACCCCTCCGATGCCACCATGGAGGTGATCGAGGCACAACAGGCCAGCCGCGAAGCGCTGACTGCAGACGAGCTGCTTTATAGCGGCAAAATTGATACCAGCGACCAGGCCAGCATCGACAGCCTGACCGCGCGTATCGAGCAGCATCTGCACGGGCAATAAACCGGCATTGCCGATGGTTACGGCGCTGCAGAAACAACTTCTATACTCCCCCGTGGATACCTCCGCGGGATGCCGGGCATGATTCGTACCGAAGATCGTCAAGCAAGCGCCGCCGGCTCGCCGGCTGGCGGGTTCGTCACAGCGCCTTACCGAGCCCGCAAGGCGCTCACCCAGAGCCGGTCTGGGCGCACATGAGCGATGTAACCCGGCTGTTCGGCGAGCGCGCCAGCGGCTATGCCAGCTTCCGCCCACAATACCCCTCTGCACTCTTCGACTGGCTTGCTGCCAGGAGCCCGCAACAACAACGCGCGCTGGACATCGCCTGCGGCAATGGCCAGGCCAGCCAGCCACTGGCAGCACGCTTCGAACAGGTACTGGCCTGCGACAGCAGCGAGCAACAACTGGGAGAAATCAACTGCGCCAGCGCGCTGCAGTTGTTTGCCGCCGATGCCCGTCATCTGCCGCTGCAGTCCGCCAGTCTGGACCTGATCACCGTGGCCCAGGCGCTGCACTGGTTTGCCGACCCGGCGTTCTTTGCCGAAGCCCGCCGCTGCCTGAGAGCCGATGGGCTGTTCTGTGCCTGGTGCTATGGACTGATGCAGATCAATCCGGCAGTCGATGCACTGGTCAGGGAACTGCATGGCGAGCTGCTCGCTGGTTACTGGCCAGCCGGTCGGGCTTGTGTCGATAACGGCTATCGCGACATTCACCCGGATTTTCCGCGAATCCGGGTACCGGACTTTGCCATCCAACTACACTGGAGCTTCGAACACCTGCTCGGTTACCTGAGAACCTGGTCCGCCGTGCAGCGCTGGGAGCAGCAACACCAACAGGATCCGGTGAGTATGTTTCAGCCTGCCCTGGCCAGCGCATGGGGCGATATCCGCCAGCAACTTCTGGTGCGCTGGCCACTACACTTCGTTGCAGGCTATCCGGGCCTTTGATGGCGGTACATGCATAAACAGCTCAAGGGGGCCCGATGCACGATGAATTGCAGGACCTGAAAAATCTCGGCAAAACTTCCGCCCAATGGCTACACGCGGTGGGCATTCACAACGCCTCCGACTTGCGCCGGCATGGCGCCGTATCGGCTTATCAGGCCGTCAAGGCGCGGGGCTTCAGTGCCTCCAAGGTGCTGCTGTATGCCATTGAAGGCGCCTTGCTGAATGTCCACTGGAACCAGCTTTCTCCAGGCATCAAGGCGGAACTCAATCAGCAACTCGATGGAGTTTCGCCGAACAGCAACAAGCGCTAGCTCACAACCCGCACCGACAAGGATTTACGAAGTGTCTGGTGGCGCTTATTGTTAGCCACACTGTTGTGCCAGACACCTGTCAGCCCGTTCAAGGAAATAACCCAATGTATCTACTCGGTGAGCAACCGGCTTACGCCGACAAGCTGATCTCTCGCCTGCAGGCCATGCCGACTGCGCTGCTTGCCGGCCTTGAGCCGTCCGGTGAACCGCTGGTCATCGAGGACAGTGATGACTTCGGCAAATCCCTGCCCGGCAACCAGCTGTATCTGATTGAACAAGGACTGATAAACGGGCTGATAGATGGCCGCCCGCTGTTCTATATGCAGGAGGGCGATCTGCTCGGGCTGCGGCAGGGAGTGGAGCTGCCCAGCTGCCGTTATTCCAGCGAAGAACCGGTCACGCTGATTCCCTATACCCGTGGTGAAGTGTTCAAGCACATCTATGCCAGTGAAGAGCGCCAGGAGCTGTTCGTGCAGTACCTGGTCGGCCATACCGCCCTGCTGTCGAACGCCCTGGCCCAGCTGAAGCCGAGCAATATCAATCCGGCCACCGGCTTCCAGAGCTTTGCTACCGGCGAGGAGCTGATCCAGCAAGGCGATGATGCCGAGCACGTGTTTGTCATCATCGAAGGCCATGCCGAAGCCTTTGTTGACGGGCACAAGGTCGGTGACGTGGTGAAGGACGAAATATTTGGCGCGATGGCCGTGTTCACCCGCGAACAGCGCAGTGCCACCGTGATTGCCAGCGAGCCGTGCACGGTCATGGTGATTCCCAAGGAGCAGTTCCTCGGCCTGATGCAAAGCAATACGCGCATCGCCCACAGCCTGATTGAAGGCATGGCCAAGCGCATCAACCTGCTGAACAAGGAAGTTACCCAGCTGCGCCAGCAACTACCGAAAGACTGAACATCCTGCTCTGCAGAAAACCCGGCCCGGTGCCGGGTTTTTTATTCACTTGCGTAAAGCAGCACAGTGGTCCTCTTCCGGTTGCGCGGCAGTAAACCAGACGAAATCCGCCTGCGCAGCAGTGACCTGGCTACCCGCCTCGGCCAGTGTCAGCACCAGCGCGCCATCGGAAGCGTCCAGATCCTGCAGGTGCAATGGCACTCCCAGATCGCGGCGCACATGAAATGCACCGGCAAACAGCAGGGCCGGCTGCGGTGCCTCGCTTAAGCGCTCGGCCATACGCCGGTCACGTTGCTGCTGGATGGCCAGCATGGAGGGCAACTGACTTTCAGGTAACAGCCCGCAGTGCGACTGGCGAATTTGCGCCAGCAAAACTTCTTGCACCTCAGTTGTAGTCGAGTGCGTACCGCTTAACGCCGGCGGTTTGGCATAAATTTTCATGATTTCACTGCGATCGAGATTGGCCGACTGCAGCGGCCATGGCTGCTGCACGGCATAGCTGACAATCGCGCCATACACGCCCCAGTCCCAATTCGGCTGCCAGTTCAGCGCCTGGTACAGATCCGCCGGTGGCTGGCCGCTGAGGTAATCAGTCCGCACCGCGTCTACGGCACTTTGCTGATCGGGATTGAGCATCTCCAGCAGCAGGCTGCCTTGCGGTCGTTGCGCCGTGAGGGCACGCAACAGCCATAGTTGCAAGGCGTGGTGATCCGGATTGTCATGCTGCTCGCCAACCAGTACCCGCGGGGCGGCCGCCAGTTGCTCGAGCAGCTGTTGCGGGGTCACTTGCCGACCGCTGCGCAGATCGACGATGCGCCCCAGATCCGCATGCTCGCGCGCCTCCGGTGCCTGCCAGGCTGGCAGCAACGGAAGCTCGACAGGCTGTGACTGGCATGCCGCCAACAGGCCAAGCAGCCCGAGTAAAATTATTCGCATACAGACCTCCCTAGCGCGCAATGATCAGCGGATGACCCAGTTCCGGATGGTTTTGCACCAGCACCCGCAGGCCGAACACCGCCTCGAGCAAAGCCGGCTGCAATACTTCCTGCGGACTGGCCAGAGCCTGGGCGCGGCCATTGGCCAGCAGCAGCAGCCGGTCGCAGTAACGCGCCGCCAGATTCAGATCATGCAGCACCACCAGCACTGCGCAGCCGGAGGCGGCCACCGTGCGGATGGCCTGCAGGATGGTGTGCTGGTGCAGCGGATCGAGCATCGAGGTCGGCTCATCCAGCAGCAAAACCTGACCAGGCTGTCCCGGCCATAACTGCGCCAGCACCCGCGCCAGATGCACGCGCTGCCGTTCACCACCGGACAGCTGCAGATAATTGCGCCCGGCCAGATGTGCTGCGTCTGCCGCCTGCAACGCCGCTGCGACGATTTGCCCATCGACCCGGGCGCCACTGGCATGCGGCAGACGCCCCATGGCCACCACCGCCTCGACTGCGAAGGCAAAATTCAGCGTCGAACTTTGCGGCAACACCGCCAGGCGCTGTGCCCGCGCCGGACCCTCCCAGTCGGCCAAGGCCCGACCGTCCAGACTGACCTTGCCGGCATCGGGCAGCAATTCGCCACACAGTGCCGCCAGCAGGGTGCTTTTCCCCGCCCCATTGGACCCCAGCACACCCAGCACTTCGCCGGGCTGCAGCTGCAGATCGATTTCGGACAGCACCATGCTCTGGCCACGTTTGAGCGTGAGTTTTTCAGCCCGCAGCATCAACCACGCCCCCGCAACAACAGATAAAGAAAGAACGGCGCGCCGAGCAGCGCCGTGACAATGCCGATCGGCAACTCCGCCGGGGCCAGCAGCAGGCGTGCCAGCAGATCGCTGAACAGCAGCAGGCTGGCCCCGGCGAGCAACGAGGCCGGTAACAGGATGCGGTGATCCGGCCCGACCAGCAGGCGCACCAGGTGCGGTACCACCAGCCCGATAAAGCCGATCATCCCGGCCGCGGCCACCGCCGCGCCGACCCCCAGCGCCGTGCACAAGACCAGCTCGCGCTTGAGCCGTTCGACCTCGAAACCCAGATGGCGCGCCTCCGATTCACCCAGCAGCAGCGCATTCAGCGCCCGCGCCCGGCGCGGCAACCACAGTGCCACCGCAGTCGCCACCAGCAGCAGCGGCCACAGGCGTGCATAGCTGGCACCGTTCAGACTGCCGAGGTTCCAGAAAGTCAGGCTGCGCAGGGTCGCGTCATCGGCCAGATAGGTGAGCAAGCCGATCACCGCGCCGGACAGCGCGGTCAGCGCCAGCCCCGCCAGCAGCATGGTGGCCACGCTGGTCTGGCCGTCGCGGCGGCCGAGGCGAAATACCATGCTGGTCACCAGCAGGCCGCCGGCAAAGGCGCTGATCGATAACAGATAGGGCGCAAAAGCCGGTGGCACCGCCGTCGAGTTAGCCCCCAGCACAATGGCGAATGCCGCCCCCAACGCCGCACCACTGGACACCCCGACCAGCCCCGGATCGGCCAGCGGATTGCGAAACAGCCCCTGCATGCTCACCCCGGTGAGTGCCAGCACCGCACCCACCGCCAGCCCCAGCAGGGTACGTGGCAGGCGAATCTGGCCGATGATCAGTTCCGCGCGCTCAAGGCCTTCGCCCGCCAGCGGCACACCGAGCAGGCGCAATCCGCCGCGCAGGGTCTCACTCAGCGGCAGACTGACCGGCCCCAGGGCCAGCGACAGCCAGACCGCCAGCAGCAACAACAAAGCCAGTGCTACCAGCAGCAGGCGGGGATGGACGACAGGCTTCATGGCTGATTCGACGCTTCGGCAACGATGGGCGGGCTTGCAGGATAAAAGGCTGCCGCGAGTACCGCCAGCTGATCCGGCAAACGCGGCCCCAGACCACCGGTGAGCAGCGTCGGATCGACCAGCAATACACGCCCCTCGCGCACGGCACGGGTACCGGCCAGAGCCGGATTCTGCTGCAACAGCGCTTCGCGCGCGGATTCGCCCTGCAGGCTGCGGTCGGCAATCAGCAACACTTCGGGATCCAGCGCCACCAGCGACTCCACCGACAGCGCCTTGTAGCTTTGATGATCGACCAGATTGCGCCCGCCGGACTGGCTGATCAGCCAGTCACCCAGCGTGCCCTGCCCGGCAGCCAGCGGACTGGCACCGGCGTGTCCGAGCAGCAACAGCACGCCGGGGGCGCTCTGTTGCTGCGCCGCTCTGGCGATCCAGGCTTGCTGATCCTGCAGACGCTGAGCGAAGGCCTGCGCTGCCTGCCGGCCTTTTTGCGGCTGGCCGAGCAATTCCCCCAGACGCTGCAGGTTGCCTTGCAGCACCGCCAGCTCGACGGTGGCCGGCAGCACCTCGACCTGCACTCCGGCAGCGCGCAGCTGCGCCAGCACCGGCAACGGACCCATTTCCTCGGTGCCGAGCAGCAGATCCGGCGCCAGCGCCAGAATGCCTTCAGCCGCCAGTTGCCGCTGGTAGCCGATCACCGGCAGTGCTTGCAATGACGGCAGATGCCGGCTGGTGCTGTCCACCGCCACCAGACGCTCCTCGCCACCCAGCGCCACCACCCATTCACTGAGGGCACCACCGGCACTCACCCAGCGGGCCGGCGGCGCTTCAGCAAAGGCCGGTGCCGCCAGTTGCAACAGCGCACTGGCGAGCAGCCAGCGCACTGCCCGCTGCCTTCTCGAGGCCGTTCGCATCAGCGCCACCTCAGTCTTCCAGAGCTGGGAAGGATTCGGCCAGCGCACGCCAGCTGCGCAGTTCCGGAATCCCCGGCTTGCGTGCGCCGAACAGCTGCACTATCAGCTCGCCCTGCGCATCGAAGGCTTCCCAGCTGGTGACCATGCCGTCGCTGCTGGGTTTGCGCACCCGCCACAGCTGGGCGATGGCCGGGGTCTTCAGGTGCAGGTTGAATTCGCTATCCAGTACGTTGAACCAGCTGTCCAGCCAGCGCAGGTTATTCACCGTGCCGCTATGGATCTGGATGCAGTGCCGATTGCCGACAAACACCATGATCGGCACTTCGCCGGCAGCTGCCTGTTCGAGCAACTGCGGCAGCATTTCGGGGGCCAGCGGTTCGGCCCACTGGCGCCCAGCCAGACGCAGAGCCTGGGTTCTGCTACAGCCATGTTTGCGCAACAGGGCGAAGAAGTGATGGGTATCCTTGAGCTCGGCCCAGGCATTGCGCAACGATTCGGCATCAATCAACCCATCGTCCTTGACCGCTTCGGCTACCGGCAGCGGTTGCAGATTGAGCACTGCGTTCTGTTCGGCCGCGCGGAAGTTATCGCGCAAGGCAGACCAGGCCGGCAGAGGGCTGTCTGCCGTGAGGAACACCTTGTGCACGGCGCTGCCCTGCTGGTCGAAGATCTGCACGCTGCGCTGGGTGCCGCGCGGCGTTTCTTCCTCGACAGCAAAGACGCTGTCCCAGCCAGTCATGAACAGCCGCAGATCGATATCCGCGGAAACCACCATACCCATCTGCCCGCTGGGCATCACCGTCAGCTCGCGGTAATGGCCTTTGCGCTCATGTACACAGTGCTCGTTGCGCGTCAGCGCCATCACGTAACCCAGCGGCTCCAGCGCGGCCAGCAGGGCGCGCCAGTCCGGGCGCAAGCGCAGACAGTCCACGCCTAACCGGCTGGCCGTCAGTTCGGCTTCGCTGACACCCAGGCGCTGCGCCGCATCGCGGGCACGCAACCCCTTATGTTGTGTACGCAACTGCTGCCAGTTCTGGTAAAGCGCCGGCGCGCCTGCGGTTATCGGCTGTTGGCTATGCATCTTTGCTGCTCCTTGGTTAACGACTCGCCATCAGGGCGAATTCGACGGGGATCTGAACGCGACTGGGGACACCCCGGCCGTTGATGACTTCCGGGTGAAAGCGCCACTCGGCCACTGCCTCCAGCGCTGCACGATCGAGGCTGGGAAAGCCGGACGAGCGCAACAGACGGATTTCACGCTGCGCTCCACGGGCATCCAGACGCACTTCCAGCAACACCACGCCTTGCTGGTTGCGCCGGCGTGCCTGCGCCGGGTAACGCGGCTGCTCGGGCGGCAAACGGAAAGCCGGCTGGCGGCTGAGCACTTCCACCTCGGTCTCGGCCGCAGCTGTTGCTGTTGCTGATGCAGTTGCAGTTGCAGTTGCAGTTGCAGTTGCAGCTGCAGTTGCCGAGACGGCTGGTGCAGCAGGTGGCTGAGCGGTTTGTGCAGCGGTGTTTTCGGCCAGTGCCGTGGCCTGCGGCCCGGTCGCCTTGGGCGCGGGTTTTACGGCCCCAGCTTGCACTGGCGGCGCAGGCGGTTTCGCTTTGGCCACAGCAATAGCGGGCCTGGCTGGTTTTACTGGCTTGGCTGGCTTGGCCGGCTTGATCTGCCTGGCTGGCACTTTTACCGG of Pseudomonas pohangensis contains these proteins:
- a CDS encoding Crp/Fnr family transcriptional regulator: MYLLGEQPAYADKLISRLQAMPTALLAGLEPSGEPLVIEDSDDFGKSLPGNQLYLIEQGLINGLIDGRPLFYMQEGDLLGLRQGVELPSCRYSSEEPVTLIPYTRGEVFKHIYASEERQELFVQYLVGHTALLSNALAQLKPSNINPATGFQSFATGEELIQQGDDAEHVFVIIEGHAEAFVDGHKVGDVVKDEIFGAMAVFTREQRSATVIASEPCTVMVIPKEQFLGLMQSNTRIAHSLIEGMAKRINLLNKEVTQLRQQLPKD
- a CDS encoding TfoX/Sxy family protein, which encodes MHDELQDLKNLGKTSAQWLHAVGIHNASDLRRHGAVSAYQAVKARGFSASKVLLYAIEGALLNVHWNQLSPGIKAELNQQLDGVSPNSNKR
- a CDS encoding energy transducer TonB; its protein translation is MPRFPLFLSLSVVLHLAVGMLLFGRDATSAAMPTVKAAAQPTVVQVSLALAPVRALPVAAKPLAAIEEKLPVKVPARQIKPAKPAKPVKPARPAIAVAKAKPPAPPVQAGAVKPAPKATGPQATALAENTAAQTAQPPAAPAVSATAAATATATATATASATATAAAETEVEVLSRQPAFRLPPEQPRYPAQARRRNQQGVVLLEVRLDARGAQREIRLLRSSGFPSLDRAALEAVAEWRFHPEVINGRGVPSRVQIPVEFALMASR
- a CDS encoding hemin-degrading factor — its product is MHSQQPITAGAPALYQNWQQLRTQHKGLRARDAAQRLGVSEAELTASRLGVDCLRLRPDWRALLAALEPLGYVMALTRNEHCVHERKGHYRELTVMPSGQMGMVVSADIDLRLFMTGWDSVFAVEEETPRGTQRSVQIFDQQGSAVHKVFLTADSPLPAWSALRDNFRAAEQNAVLNLQPLPVAEAVKDDGLIDAESLRNAWAELKDTHHFFALLRKHGCSRTQALRLAGRQWAEPLAPEMLPQLLEQAAAGEVPIMVFVGNRHCIQIHSGTVNNLRWLDSWFNVLDSEFNLHLKTPAIAQLWRVRKPSSDGMVTSWEAFDAQGELIVQLFGARKPGIPELRSWRALAESFPALED
- a CDS encoding FecCD family ABC transporter permease, which produces MLAVWLSLALGPVSLPLSETLRGGLRLLGVPLAGEGLERAELIIGQIRLPRTLLGLAVGAVLALTGVSMQGLFRNPLADPGLVGVSSGAALGAAFAIVLGANSTAVPPAFAPYLLSISAFAGGLLVTSMVFRLGRRDGQTSVATMLLAGLALTALSGAVIGLLTYLADDATLRSLTFWNLGSLNGASYARLWPLLLVATAVALWLPRRARALNALLLGESEARHLGFEVERLKRELVLCTALGVGAAVAAAGMIGFIGLVVPHLVRLLVGPDHRILLPASLLAGASLLLFSDLLARLLLAPAELPIGIVTALLGAPFFLYLLLRGRG
- a CDS encoding heme/hemin ABC transporter substrate-binding protein, producing MRTASRRQRAVRWLLASALLQLAAPAFAEAPPARWVSAGGALSEWVVALGGEERLVAVDSTSRHLPSLQALPVIGYQRQLAAEGILALAPDLLLGTEEMGPLPVLAQLRAAGVQVEVLPATVELAVLQGNLQRLGELLGQPQKGRQAAQAFAQRLQDQQAWIARAAQQQSAPGVLLLLGHAGASPLAAGQGTLGDWLISQSGGRNLVDHQSYKALSVESLVALDPEVLLIADRSLQGESAREALLQQNPALAGTRAVREGRVLLVDPTLLTGGLGPRLPDQLAVLAAAFYPASPPIVAEASNQP
- a CDS encoding ChaN family lipoprotein, with the protein product MRIILLGLLGLLAACQSQPVELPLLPAWQAPEAREHADLGRIVDLRSGRQVTPQQLLEQLAAAPRVLVGEQHDNPDHHALQLWLLRALTAQRPQGSLLLEMLNPDQQSAVDAVRTDYLSGQPPADLYQALNWQPNWDWGVYGAIVSYAVQQPWPLQSANLDRSEIMKIYAKPPALSGTHSTTTEVQEVLLAQIRQSHCGLLPESQLPSMLAIQQQRDRRMAERLSEAPQPALLFAGAFHVRRDLGVPLHLQDLDASDGALVLTLAEAGSQVTAAQADFVWFTAAQPEEDHCAALRK
- a CDS encoding class I SAM-dependent methyltransferase; this encodes MSDVTRLFGERASGYASFRPQYPSALFDWLAARSPQQQRALDIACGNGQASQPLAARFEQVLACDSSEQQLGEINCASALQLFAADARHLPLQSASLDLITVAQALHWFADPAFFAEARRCLRADGLFCAWCYGLMQINPAVDALVRELHGELLAGYWPAGRACVDNGYRDIHPDFPRIRVPDFAIQLHWSFEHLLGYLRTWSAVQRWEQQHQQDPVSMFQPALASAWGDIRQQLLVRWPLHFVAGYPGL
- a CDS encoding heme ABC transporter ATP-binding protein; this translates as MLRAEKLTLKRGQSMVLSEIDLQLQPGEVLGVLGSNGAGKSTLLAALCGELLPDAGKVSLDGRALADWEGPARAQRLAVLPQSSTLNFAFAVEAVVAMGRLPHASGARVDGQIVAAALQAADAAHLAGRNYLQLSGGERQRVHLARVLAQLWPGQPGQVLLLDEPTSMLDPLHQHTILQAIRTVAASGCAVLVVLHDLNLAARYCDRLLLLANGRAQALASPQEVLQPALLEAVFGLRVLVQNHPELGHPLIIAR